CGCGGCGTCGTTCTTTAACACCCTCGCAGGATGACGCAGCTTGGAGCGGAACCATTTCTTCGGTCCTCTTTGAGCACCGTCCATTGTCGGCCACCGCGACAGCGGCGTCCGTTCCGGCCGTGGCATGGGCGTCTCGCCCATGCATGCGGGAGGCCAGCAGATTCAATTTGCATCTGTTGCGCGGTCGAAGCCGCCCGCCACCAATCGTGATTCCATTTCAATCCACAAGCATGGGCTCTGGCATCCATGCCACGGTTTAAGGCGACCCACGTCAGTGCCACCCACGCAAGGGCGTGCCTACACTTTCCCCGTATCGCGTTTCGATGTTGCGCGGTCGAATGCCCCCGGGAGTGTCAGCCACAATGCGCGTCTTTCACTGCGATCACTGCAACCACGCCATCTTCTTTGAGAACACGCTCTGCCAAAAGTGCGGCCACAAACTCGCGTACCTGCCCGACCTGAAGGTCATCGCCTCGCTCGACCTCGCCGGTAAAGCCAGGGACGGCAGCGACGAACTGTGGACCTCGCCGATCAAGCGGGCCGAGGGCAGGAAGTACCGCCTGTGCAAGAACTACGACCACACCGACGTCTGCAACTGGGCGGTGCCGGCCGATGACGACAACCCGCTGTGCCCGTCTTGCCGGTTGACGCGGACCATTCCGGACCTGAACGTCCCCGGCAACCTCGCTGCCTGGGCCAAACTGGAGACGGCGAAGCGGCGGCTCGTGTACAGCCTGATGGAGTTCGGCCTGCCGGTGAAGAACCGCATTGATGACCCGGGGGCCGGCTTAGCATTCGAGTTCCTGACCGACCCGCCGAACGGCCCGCGCGTGCTGACCGGGCACGACAACGGCGTTATTACGCTGAACGTGATCGAGGCCGACGACGTCGAGCGCGAGCGGGCGCGCGTCTCGATGCACGAGCCGTACCGCACGCTGCTGGGCCATTTTCGCCACGAGGTGGGGCACTACTACTGGGACCGGCTGATCCAGCACCGCCCGCGGTTGGAAGCGTTCCGCAAGCTGTTCGGCGACGAGCAGGTGAGCTACGCCGACGCGCTGCAATCGCACTACGCCAACGGCCCATCGCCCGATTGGCAGCAACACTTCGTGAGCGCGTACGCCAGCGTGCACCCATGGGAAGACTGGGCCGAGACGTGGGCGCACTACTTCCACATGACCGACACGCTCGAGACGGCCGCGGCGAGCGGGCTATCGCTGAAGCCCGACCGGGCAAACGAGCCGGTGATGGAGAAGCAGCCGCGCCTGCGCGCCAACGATCAGTCGTTCGACGACATCATCGGCAACTGGTTTCCGCTGACCTACGTGCTGAACGCCCTGAACCGTGGCATGGGCTTGCCCGACGCCTACCCCTTCGTGCTGCCGCCACCGACGATCGAGAAGCTGCGCTTCATCCACGACACGGTCTGCGAGGCGGACTGCACGAAACCGATGGACGAGACGGGGAACGCGCCACCGCCGGTCGCTTCATCGGATTTGGGGGCGCGACAGTAGCCGCACTTTAAGGCCAGCGGACAAGACCCCATGTCATCCCGATGGGAGCGGTAGCTGCCTGAGGGATCTCGATTGACTGACGGTGCGGGCCGTGGGAGATGGGTCGGGATGACAGGTAGCGCATTGGGCTGAGGTTTTGTCCGCTAACCTTTGACCTCGGGCTTGCCCGGGGATGGTTTGCACGTCGATCGCGGGCAAGCCCGCGGCTAGACGAGAGAGGTTTGGAGAGCCTCTCTTACGGACGCGCAGGCCGGGTCGCGGGCAGTCCCTGCTCAAGTTTCTCGGCCCGTTCGAGCAGCGCCTGCGCATCGGCAGGCTGCGTGGTGAGAGGCTTCAGGTCGTAATGCAGGCGTTGCCGGTCGTGCAGCGTGAACGGCATTGCGGTCGCGATCAGATCGAGCGGCACCCAGTTCCACCACGGCGCGATGACCACGCTTTTCGTCACCAGGGCCTGATGGCCCTCCCGGCGCACGTGAACGTCGTACGTGCCGTAAAACGTGAACTCGCGCGTGACCGGCGTACGACCAAACTCCACGTCGTTCAGGTAAACCAGCGCCCCCGGCGGGTCCGACGTGATCGTGATGGTCTGCTCGACGCACCCGCTTAAGGTGCCGACCAACAACAGCATAGTAACGAGCAAACGACCCATAAGGCCCGAGTATACGCCCGATCGGCCCGCGGATGTAGGGCACGACACGCAGCGCAATTCATGGAGATTTCGTTGTCCACCAGCGGCAGGCCACCACGAGCCTACAATCGGCACACGGTCGCAAGCTTGCGCTCCGACTGTAGCATGGGCGTCTCGCCCATGCCGTCATCAGTAAAGGTGACTGATTTTAACCGGGATGACGCTCGCGGCCGGTGCAACTAATCTCCGTCCCGATACTGCTGACATGCGTGGGCCGTAAACTCCTATGAGCACTTTCCTCCTGATCATCTTCACCCTGTTTGCCTCGAACTTCATCTGGTGGGCCTGGGCCGACGCCTGGCTGCGCAAGACCCATCGGGCCGTCGGCTGGCGCTTGGCCGTGGGGCTGTATGCGCTATCGCAGGCGGGGCTATTCGTCTTCATGATCTACGCCCGCATGGTCGACCTAGGCAGCGCCATGCCGCAGCCGTTGTTAATCGCGGTCTACGTGTGGCACCTGGTGATCCTGCCGGTGGTCATGCTCGCCTTGATCGGCCGCGGGTTGTTCAAGGGCGTCGCGGGCGTGGTGCGGGCGATTGCGGGGAAGAAGACGACCGCCGAACCCGAGACGTTGAGCAGCGACCCCGTGTTGGCCAACGGTCCCACGCGCCGGCAGATTTTGGCCGCCACGCTCGTCGCCGCGGCGCCACCGGTGGCGGAGCTGGCCGCCGTCACGACGGCCGTCACCACGCTGGGGTCGTTCCGCATCAACAAGATGGACATCGCCTTCCGCAACCTGCCGTCGCAGTTGGACGGCGTGACGATCGCGCACCTGTCCGACACCCACATCGGCCGCTTCACCCACCGCGGCGATATTCGCCAGATCGCCGAGGCGACCAATCGCCTGGACGCCGACGTCGTCGCCTTCACCGGCGATTTGATCGATTTCGACCTGGACGAACTTCCCAACGGCCTGGAGCTGCTGAAGGGGCTTCAGCCGCGCCACGGCGTGGTGGTGTGCGAGGGCAACCATGACTTGTTTCAGGACCGCAGCACGTTCGAACAGGGCGTGATGAACGCCGGCTTCCCGTTGCTGCTGAACGAGTCGCACACGATCGACATCAACGGCTATCCAATGCAGTTCCTCGGTTTGCAATGGGGCGAGGCCGCGCTGCGGCGCGATCCGATGCTGCAGCAATGGGCGGCGGTGGCGCTGGAGAAGCGACGCCCGGACGCGTTTGGCGTGATGCTGGCGCATCACCCGCACGCCTTCGACTACGCCGCCAAAGCCGGCGTGCAACTGACGCTCGCCGGCCACACGCATGGCGGGCAGCTGATGCTGTCCAAAAACGTCGGCCCTGGCCCGGTGATGTACCGCTACTGGTCGGGCCTTTATCGCCAGGGCAACGCGGCGTGCGTCGTCTCCAACGGCATCGGTAACTGGTTCCCACTGCGCATCAACGCGCCTGCCGAGATCGTCCATATCCGGCTGAGCAAGGCGTGATGCCAAAAGGCGTGCGAGGGCAAGCTGTCGGTGGCAGCTCTCGCTCAATCCCCCGCATTCGCGGCCGGCGGGGGAACGGCCCGCATGGCGACCTTGGGGGCCGTCGAGCCTTTCGATCGGTTAACGATGACCACGCCGAGGATCGCGATCGCGCCACCGATCATTGCCGGCGTGGTCGGCGCCTCGTGCAGCGTGACCCACGTCAGCAGGATCGTCATCGGTGGCATCAGGTAGACCAGCACCGCAAGCCGTGATGCCGGCACGTGGATGAGCGCGTACGCCCACAGCGTGTTGGCGATGGCCGCGGGGAAGATGCCGAGGTAGACGATGCCCAGCGTCGCGTGCAGCGGTGCCGCACGCACTTGTCCGATCAGGCTGCCGATCCACGGCGTCAGCAGCAGCGTGCCAAAGCAGATCGCGTAGGTGGTAACCCTGGTCGCGCCCACCCGCTGCGTCACCGGCCGCTGCACCACCGCCCAGATCGCCGCGAAGAACGCCGCCAGCAGGACGAAGAGCGCGCCGGTCGACAGCTGCAGGTGCCCGTCCTTGCCGACCGCGATCAGCATCGCGCCGGCGCAACTGACGGCAATGCCGATCCAGCCGACCGGTTGCAGGCGCTCGCGCAGGAACGCCACCGCAGTGCCGCGGTGAAGACCGGCGACGTGGCGATGATCATGGCGACCGTGCCGGCATCAACCGTCATCGCACCGTAGTTCAGCGACGAATGATAGAACCCCACGCCCACCACGCCGATCGTGGCCACGATCGGCCATTCGCGTTTCGGCAGGCTCAGCGAGCGCTTCGCGCCCGACATCAGCAGCATCGTCACCGACGCCGCGATGAACCGCCCGAGCGTCAACTCGAACGGGCCGTACCCGTTGGCCAGCGCATGGCGGATCATCGGGAACGCCGACGCCCAGAGAACCAACGTGATTGCCGCCGCCAGAGCCACCGACCCATTCATGTGCCGAATCGTATCGATGGCGACGCCGAAAGCACGCGATACGGAAAGGCTTGTCTGGCTTTCCGTGGCATGGGCGTCTCGCCCATGCATGTCATGAGGCCAGATGATTTGATTTGTTGATGCGGAACGGTCGGCGTGGTTTGCCACAAATAAAATCTGTCATTCCAGACTACACGCATGGGCGTCTCGCCCATGCCACGGCCGGAGCATCACGATCCTCGTCGCCAGGCAATTAGCGCCGTTGCGACGAAAAACCCGCCCAACATTGCCAGCGGTGGCGTGAGGCTGACGCGGTTCGCGTCGCGCGGGAGGTCGAGCGGTGTGACGACCGCGGGGTTCACCACCGCGCCGCCGGTGCGCTCGGCGAGGGCGCGCATGGCGGCGTAATCGTTGCCGATGGCCGCGAATTCCGGCGCATAGCGGGCCGGCAACGCGCGGCGGGCGATGACTTGGCCATCGTGCAGCACCGTCGCCAACGCGGCGCTCGGTGACGGATCGATCGTCAACTCATATCGTCCCGGCGCGACCTGCGGGACGGGCCGTGACTCCCCGGTGATGTCCAACACAACCGCGGCGCCGTTCAGCGGTCGACCTCGTTCGACGGCGTCAATGAGCATCCGCGTGCCGTTCTTCGACTCATCCCAACGCACCGCAAACCGCTCATCCCGCGGCGGGCGAGCCAGCCGCTCGGTTGCCAGCGCCACGGTCGCGGTGGGGGGCGTGTAGGCGAAGGCAATCACCCGACCCGTGCCGGCGTTCCACCAGGCCGCCAGCGGTTCGCCACCGGCAGTGTTCGTCGCGACGACCGTGGCGCCCGCGCGCGGCCAGAGCGGGTTCCACGGCGCCGCTTCGACATCGCCGGCCGTCGCAAGTTCGCCACTGAACCCGCCGCGAGCCGGAGACGTGCGAAGCTCGCCTGCAATGGCGGCGCGCAACAGCTGAGCCGCAGCGCGCGACCAGCGGGCGGGGTCGGCTTCCGTCACCACCGTGCCACCGGTCGCAACGGCGATCTGGGCAAGCGAGTCGCTCGCGGGGCCGTTGCCGATCGACAGAACGTTGAGCCTAGATGCCGCGTTGCGCAGTTGCTCGACGCGTGGCGCAACGTTTACCGGATCGGCGCCGCCATCGGTGATCAGAAGGATCTGGCGGGCCTTGGAACTTGGCGCCGCGACGATCGCGTCCAGCGCGGCCGCGAGGTTCGTCGGACCATTGGGCGCGATGGGTGGGGCGGTGGCGATCGCGGGCAGCGTGTCGGTGACGCTGCGGCCGGTGCTCCACCAGCGCACGTCGCGCGCGAACGAGCCGACCGACACGGTGTCGTTCGGTGGCAGCGCCGCCACCGCGGTGCGCGCAGCGGTGACGGCGGCATCGAAGCGCGTGCCGCCACCGCCTGCAGGGGCGGCCATCGAACCGCTGGCGTCGGTCAGGATCGTCCATTCGACCGTCGGTTGCGGCGGGGAACTAGCCAGCGGTGACAACGCGTCGAGCGCACTTCCCGCGTACCCACCAGCGGTGAACGCCGCGTCACCCCCGAGCAGGATCAGCGTGCCACCCAGCCGCCGGACGTAGCGGTCGAGCAATAGCTGCCGTTGCAGCGGCAACTCGTCGATCGACACGTTTTGCAGCACGATCACCGAGACGCCGAGCAACGCAGTGGCGTCGGTCGGCAGGTCGGCCGGCGCGAAGCGTCGCCACGGCGCGCCAGGATCGTCACGGCCAACCCACCAGCGTTCGAGATCGGTTGGTGGCGGTCGGACCGTCGCCATCGCGTCGTTCTCGGGCCAGTTGTCGCCGGTCGATAGACGCACGGCCGCACGATCGGCGTTTGGCGAGAGGTCGGCCTGTAGCGTGTAGTCGCCGGCGATGCGATCCGGAGCGGAATCGCTGACGCCGGTCCAAACGATTTCGCGCGGCGGACCATTGTTCGCGAACGCAGCTCGAAGCTGATTCATTTGCACGTCGACCGATGACATGCGCGCATCGACCGGGCGGTCCAACGCCGGGTCAATCACGATGTACGTCGGCGGGGCGGTCGCGGGAAGCTCGAAGCGCCCATCGCTGAAGACGATCGCGACGCCGCTGGCGGGTGGCGTGAAGATCGTGCGGTCGGCGGGCAGGTCGGGCAGGGGGTCGCCGGGTGGGGGCGTCGTGGTGGTTGTGCCGGCGAAGTATTGCAGTTGATACGGGCGGTCGCCCAGCAGTTGGCCCAGCCGGCGCTGGAGGGCTTGCGGGCCGCGGTACGTTGCGCCGCGCGTGCTTGCCGAGAGGTCGACCAGCACGGTGATGTCCTCGGCCGATGCGCTGCCGTCGTACGTCGGCTGGCCGGCGGCGATGGCGAGGCAGGCGGCGGCGATGATGGCAAGGATCTTTGTCGCGCGGGGAAGTGTTCGCCGCCACAGCAGCAGGGTGAAGATGCCCACCATCAGCAACGCGATCGCCAGCAGCGTCGGCGAG
The nucleotide sequence above comes from Tepidisphaeraceae bacterium. Encoded proteins:
- a CDS encoding DMT family transporter, whose amino-acid sequence is MNGSVALAAAITLVLWASAFPMIRHALANGYGPFELTLGRFIAASVTMLLMSGAKRSLSLPKREWPIVATIGVVGVGFYHSSLNYGAMTVDAGTVAMIIATSPVFTAALRWRSCASACNRSAGSALPSVAPARC
- a CDS encoding metallophosphoesterase; translation: MSTFLLIIFTLFASNFIWWAWADAWLRKTHRAVGWRLAVGLYALSQAGLFVFMIYARMVDLGSAMPQPLLIAVYVWHLVILPVVMLALIGRGLFKGVAGVVRAIAGKKTTAEPETLSSDPVLANGPTRRQILAATLVAAAPPVAELAAVTTAVTTLGSFRINKMDIAFRNLPSQLDGVTIAHLSDTHIGRFTHRGDIRQIAEATNRLDADVVAFTGDLIDFDLDELPNGLELLKGLQPRHGVVVCEGNHDLFQDRSTFEQGVMNAGFPLLLNESHTIDINGYPMQFLGLQWGEAALRRDPMLQQWAAVALEKRRPDAFGVMLAHHPHAFDYAAKAGVQLTLAGHTHGGQLMLSKNVGPGPVMYRYWSGLYRQGNAACVVSNGIGNWFPLRINAPAEIVHIRLSKA
- a CDS encoding putative zinc-binding peptidase — its product is MRVFHCDHCNHAIFFENTLCQKCGHKLAYLPDLKVIASLDLAGKARDGSDELWTSPIKRAEGRKYRLCKNYDHTDVCNWAVPADDDNPLCPSCRLTRTIPDLNVPGNLAAWAKLETAKRRLVYSLMEFGLPVKNRIDDPGAGLAFEFLTDPPNGPRVLTGHDNGVITLNVIEADDVERERARVSMHEPYRTLLGHFRHEVGHYYWDRLIQHRPRLEAFRKLFGDEQVSYADALQSHYANGPSPDWQQHFVSAYASVHPWEDWAETWAHYFHMTDTLETAAASGLSLKPDRANEPVMEKQPRLRANDQSFDDIIGNWFPLTYVLNALNRGMGLPDAYPFVLPPPTIEKLRFIHDTVCEADCTKPMDETGNAPPPVASSDLGARQ
- a CDS encoding PEGA domain-containing protein: MGRLLVTMLLLVGTLSGCVEQTITITSDPPGALVYLNDVEFGRTPVTREFTFYGTYDVHVRREGHQALVTKSVVIAPWWNWVPLDLIATAMPFTLHDRQRLHYDLKPLTTQPADAQALLERAEKLEQGLPATRPARP
- a CDS encoding DMT family transporter → MAFLRERLQPVGWIGIAVSCAGAMLIAVGKDGHLQLSTGALFVLLAAFFAAIWAVVQRPVTQRVGATRVTTYAICFGTLLLTPWIGSLIGQVRAAPLHATLGIVYLGIFPAAIANTLWAYALIHVPASRLAVLVYLMPPMTILLTWVTLHEAPTTPAMIGGAIAILGVVIVNRSKGSTAPKVAMRAVPPPAANAGD
- a CDS encoding vWA domain-containing protein; this encodes MSLPLIQLRSPTLLAIALLMVGIFTLLLWRRTLPRATKILAIIAAACLAIAAGQPTYDGSASAEDITVLVDLSASTRGATYRGPQALQRRLGQLLGDRPYQLQYFAGTTTTTPPPGDPLPDLPADRTIFTPPASGVAIVFSDGRFELPATAPPTYIVIDPALDRPVDARMSSVDVQMNQLRAAFANNGPPREIVWTGVSDSAPDRIAGDYTLQADLSPNADRAAVRLSTGDNWPENDAMATVRPPPTDLERWWVGRDDPGAPWRRFAPADLPTDATALLGVSVIVLQNVSIDELPLQRQLLLDRYVRRLGGTLILLGGDAAFTAGGYAGSALDALSPLASSPPQPTVEWTILTDASGSMAAPAGGGGTRFDAAVTAARTAVAALPPNDTVSVGSFARDVRWWSTGRSVTDTLPAIATAPPIAPNGPTNLAAALDAIVAAPSSKARQILLITDGGADPVNVAPRVEQLRNAASRLNVLSIGNGPASDSLAQIAVATGGTVVTEADPARWSRAAAQLLRAAIAGELRTSPARGGFSGELATAGDVEAAPWNPLWPRAGATVVATNTAGGEPLAAWWNAGTGRVIAFAYTPPTATVALATERLARPPRDERFAVRWDESKNGTRMLIDAVERGRPLNGAAVVLDITGESRPVPQVAPGRYELTIDPSPSAALATVLHDGQVIARRALPARYAPEFAAIGNDYAAMRALAERTGGAVVNPAVVTPLDLPRDANRVSLTPPLAMLGGFFVATALIAWRRGS